In a single window of the Ancylobacter polymorphus genome:
- the istA gene encoding IS21 family transposase: MELLSVIRRWHHRDRSSIREISRRTGLSRNTVRKYLRADSVEPRFHVPDRPSKLDPYADKLAAMLRVESGKSRKHKRTVKQLHADLVTLGYEGSYNRVAAFARDWKAARLREQQTSGRGTFVPLAFVPGEAFQFDWSEDWAIIAGERTKLQVAHVKLSYSRAFTLRAYPQQTHEMLFDAHNHAFRVLGGVPRRGIYDNMRTAVDKVGRGKERQVNIRFSAMVSHFLFEAEFCNPASGWEKGQIEKNVQDARHRLWQPIPNVPSLEALNEWLETRCRELWSQAGHGSQPGSIADVWAEEIRHLMPMPRPFDGFVEHAKRVSPTCLVHLERNRYSVPASFANRPVSLRVYPDRIVVVAEGQAICEHGRVFARSHDRQSRTVYDWRHYLAVVQRKPGALRNGAPFAEMPPAFRSLQQHLLKRPGGDREMVEILSLVLQHDEQVVLTAVELALQAGVPTKTHILNLLHRLIDGTPLSTPTIPAPGALTLTTEPQANVERYDALRRAREARHAS, translated from the coding sequence ATGGAGTTATTGAGCGTCATCCGACGCTGGCATCATAGGGATCGTAGCTCGATCCGGGAGATATCCCGCCGCACCGGGCTCTCACGGAACACCGTGCGTAAGTACCTGCGAGCGGACAGCGTCGAACCCCGGTTTCACGTTCCGGACCGGCCGAGCAAGCTCGATCCCTATGCCGACAAGCTCGCGGCGATGCTGCGGGTGGAGAGCGGCAAGTCGCGCAAGCACAAGCGCACCGTCAAGCAGTTGCACGCCGATCTCGTGACGTTGGGCTATGAGGGCTCCTACAATCGGGTGGCGGCCTTTGCCCGCGACTGGAAGGCCGCCCGGTTGCGCGAGCAGCAGACCAGCGGCCGCGGCACCTTCGTGCCGCTGGCCTTTGTGCCCGGAGAGGCGTTCCAGTTCGACTGGTCTGAGGACTGGGCGATCATCGCCGGCGAGCGCACCAAGCTGCAGGTCGCTCACGTCAAGCTGTCCTACAGCCGCGCCTTCACTCTGCGAGCCTACCCGCAGCAGACCCACGAGATGCTGTTCGACGCCCATAACCACGCCTTCCGGGTACTGGGCGGCGTGCCGCGGCGGGGGATTTACGACAACATGCGAACGGCCGTCGACAAGGTCGGCCGGGGCAAGGAGCGCCAGGTCAACATCCGCTTCTCGGCCATGGTCAGCCACTTCCTGTTCGAGGCGGAGTTCTGCAACCCGGCCTCCGGCTGGGAGAAGGGGCAGATCGAGAAGAACGTACAGGATGCCCGTCATCGGCTCTGGCAACCCATACCGAACGTCCCCTCGCTGGAGGCCTTGAACGAGTGGCTCGAGACCCGGTGCCGGGAGCTGTGGTCGCAGGCCGGGCACGGCTCGCAACCCGGCTCGATCGCCGATGTGTGGGCTGAGGAGATCCGCCACCTGATGCCGATGCCGCGGCCGTTCGACGGCTTCGTCGAACACGCCAAGCGCGTTTCCCCGACCTGCCTCGTCCACCTCGAGCGCAATCGCTACAGCGTGCCGGCCTCCTTCGCCAACCGCCCGGTGAGCTTGCGTGTCTATCCCGACCGGATCGTTGTGGTCGCTGAGGGACAGGCCATCTGTGAGCATGGTCGGGTGTTCGCTCGCTCCCATGATCGCCAGAGCCGGACCGTCTATGACTGGCGGCATTATCTGGCCGTGGTCCAGCGCAAGCCCGGCGCATTGCGCAACGGCGCACCGTTCGCCGAGATGCCGCCGGCGTTCCGATCCTTGCAGCAGCATCTGCTCAAGCGGCCGGGCGGTGACCGCGAGATGGTGGAGATCCTGTCCCTGGTCCTCCAGCATGACGAGCAGGTCGTGCTCACGGCCGTCGAACTCGCGCTGCAAGCAGGCGTGCCGACCAAGACCCACATCCTCAATCTGC
- a CDS encoding UvrD-helicase domain-containing protein, giving the protein MQSLTANNLNLDDHVDGEIAACLTLEQPRSFFLYAGAGSGKTRSLVNALEHIREKHGPRLNLRGQRVAVVTYTNVASDEITRRLRFDRLFNVRTIHSFAWTLIEGFNSDIRDWIAKNLNEEIAELKADEEKGRKGTKASENRLARIESVDFH; this is encoded by the coding sequence ATGCAAAGTCTGACGGCAAATAACCTTAACCTAGACGATCATGTCGATGGCGAGATTGCGGCTTGCCTGACTCTTGAGCAACCGCGAAGCTTCTTTCTATACGCCGGCGCCGGCTCAGGAAAAACGAGATCGCTCGTAAACGCGCTTGAGCACATACGGGAAAAGCATGGCCCCCGCTTAAACTTGCGAGGCCAACGGGTAGCGGTAGTGACATATACAAATGTCGCGTCTGACGAGATTACAAGGCGATTGCGCTTTGATCGGCTATTTAATGTACGTACCATCCACAGCTTTGCGTGGACCCTCATCGAGGGTTTTAATTCGGACATCCGTGATTGGATCGCGAAGAATCTCAACGAGGAAATTGCAGAGCTTAAGGCAGACGAGGAAAAAGGGCGAAAAGGGACAAAAGCGTCCGAAAACCGACTTGCTCGCATCGAGTCTGTTGATTTCCACTGA